One genomic window of Cyprinus carpio isolate SPL01 chromosome B8, ASM1834038v1, whole genome shotgun sequence includes the following:
- the LOC109107960 gene encoding tight junction protein ZO-2-like isoform X3 translates to MPVKGGGRVAYPNKSDNVGSGMEETVWEQYTVTVQRDSKMGFGIAVSGGRDNPNVETGETSIIVSDVLPGGPADGLLFENDRVVLVNTIAMDNVPHSFAVQSLRKCGKVAKITVKRPRKVAVLKRPPSPSGDSRDYNLSSYYPEDNRSVHTDPDSDYPRGNGGLGYPRDREPDRSLEKGRIDYLEPDYRSQDYDSRREWSRGRSAERSPSSDSGYRRDGSRGRTLERGSSPEPRYNRQHSRGRGGGGSPAGSYGRDKGYDTRKYDTRPDDKMIRSHSRDRLQDHSPSPTRERDRGRDRFNYEPLEPPINVMLVKNRPNEEYGLRLGSQIFIKEMTSTGLAARDGNLQEGDIILKINGTVTENLSLSDAGKLIEKSRGRLQLVVQRDHRQILVRIPALADSDSEPDDISEMESYHSYSPQDDQRSRQSDLSSHSSNDVARENAREDPQSRLAKTAVSSSPYKTPEEPLPAHEERVEPQEEEPPPAIKTTPKILLRPSPEDEAIYGPNTVMVSFQKGESVGLRLAGGNDVGIFIAGVQEGSPAEEEGLRVGDQIMKVNNVDFRGIVREEAVLFLLEIPRGEVVTILAQNKTEVYEDILVSGRGDSFFIRTHFEYEKELPHCLAFSRGEIFKVVDTLYDGKLGNWLAIRMGKDNKLLEKGIIPSKSRAEQMANVQNTHKGSGSDRADFWRLRGQRAAKKKDVRKSREESSAAVSTRFPAYERVVLREAGFRRPVVLFGPIADAASEKLVTELPDEFVIAKTEPKDAGSEKSSGVVRLNTIRQIIEQDKHALLDVTPKAVDTLNYTQWYPIVILFSPDSKHGVKAMRQRIIPSSNRSARKLYDQALKLRKTCSHLFTAVIDLNSANDAWYGSLKETIRDQQTHAVWVSEGKLDGTEGDLDVHGDRMSYLSAMSADYLSMDSRLTSDYDDTADEAGTYTDNETDEPLDRQLVSAISRSSEPVMPEEVRAHMYTFNISTGFPLPWITWRYQRGCA, encoded by the exons GACTCTAAGATGGGCTTTGGAATTGCTGTGTCTGGGGGCCGGGACAATCCAAACGTGGAGACCGGAGAGACGTCCATCATTGTGTCAGACGTGCTGCCAGGAGGACCGGCCGATGGACTGCTCTT TGAGAATGACCGCGTGGTACTGGTCAACACCATCGCTATGGATAATGTGCCTCATTCATTTGCTGTGCAGTCACTCCGAAAATGTGGGAAAGTGGCCAAAATA ACTGTAAAGAGGCCTCGCAAGGTGGCTGTCCTGAAGCGCCCGCCGTCCCCGAGTGGGGATAGCCGCGATTACAACTTATCCAGCTATTATCCCGAGGACAACCGCAGTGTTCACACTGACCCAGACTCTGATTACCCTCGGGGAAACGGTGGCCTGGGCTACCCTCGTGACAGAGAGCCTGACCGCAGTCTCGAAAAGGGCCGGATAGACTACCTGGAGCCGGATTACCGCAGCCAGGACTACGACTCCCGGCGGGAATGGAGCAGAGGCAGGAGCGCGGAGAGGTCGCCCAGCTCTGACAGCGGCTACCGCAGGGACGGCAGCCGGGGCCGGACGCTGGAGCGCGGATCTAGCCCGGAGCCTCGCTATAACAGGCAGCACAGTAGAGGCCGCGGCGGAGGAGGAAGCCCTGCTGGAAGCTATGGGAGGGACAAAGGCTACGACACGCGAAAGTATGACACACGTCCGGATGACAAGATGATCAGGAGTCACAGCAGGGACCGGCTGCAGGATCACTCCCCGTCACccaccagagagagagacagaggaagagacCGGTTCAACTATGAGCCCCTGGAGCCGCCCATAAATGTCATGCTGGTGAAAAACAGGCCCAATGAAG AGTACGGCCTCCGGCTGGGCAGCCAGATCTTCATCAAAGAGATGACCAGCACTGGATTGGCTGCCAGAGATGGAAATCTCCAGGAGGGCGACATCATTCTTAAG atcaacgGGACGGTGACTGAGAACCTCTCTCTGAGTGACGCTGGCAAGCTGATTGAGAAATCACGGGGCAGGCTGCAACTGGTGGTCCAGAGAGACCACCGACAGATCCTGGTGCGCATTCCTGCCCTGGCAGACAGCGACTCGGAGCCTGACG atatTTCTGAGATGGAGTCGTACCATTCCTACTCACCTCAAGATGACCAAAGGTCACGCCAGTCTGACCTCTCCTCACACTCTTCCAATGATGTAGCACGAGAAAACGCCAG GGAGGATCCTCAAAGTAGACTGGCAAAGACTGCTGTTTCATCATCTCCTTACAAAACTCCAGAGGAGCCACTTCCAGCCCACGAGGAGAGAGTAGAACCACAGGAAGAAGAACCACCAC CAGCAATAAAGACAACACCCAAGATCCTGCTCAGACCGAGCCCAGAGGACGAGGCCATTTATGG GCCCAACACAGTGATGGTGAGCTTTCAGAAAGGAGAGAGTGTTGGCTTGAGGTTGGCTGGAGGAAATGATGTGGGAATATTCATAGCAGGAGTTCAGGAGGGCAGTCCGGCTGAAGAAGAAGGTCTCCGTGTTGGGGATCAGATTATGAAG GTGAATAACGTTGACTTTCGGGGCATTGTGCGAGAGGAGGCCGTGCTGTTCCTGCTGGAGATCCCACGGGGTGAGGTCGTGACCATTTTGGCACAGAATAAAACTGAGG TTTATGAAGACATCTTGGTGTCCGGTCGAGGGGACTCATTTTTCATCCGAACTCATTTTGAGTATGAGAAGGAGCTGCCTCACTGTCTCGCCTTCTCCCGGGGAGAGATCTTCAAAGTGGTGGACACCTTATATGACGGCAAGCTGGGAAACTGGCTGGCCATCCGCATGGGCAAAGACAACAAGCTGCTGGAGAAGGGCATCATTCCCAGCAAGAGCAG AGCCGAGCAGATGGCAAATGTCCAGAACACGCATAAGGGCTCAGGAAGTGACAGGGCCGACTTCTGGAGGCTACGTGGTCAGAGGGCGGCCAAGAAGAAAGATGTGCGGAAGAGCCGAGAGGAAAGTTCTGCGGCCGTCTCCACCCGCTTCCCTGCCTATGAGAGGGTGGTGCTGAGAGAAG CGGGATTCCGAAGGCCGGTTGTGCTGTTTGGACCAATCGCTGATGCTGCCAGTGAAAAACTGGTCACGGAGCTTCCAGACGAGTTTGTTATTGCCA AAACAGAACCCAAAGATGCTGGGTCAGAGAAATCCTCAGGAGTGGTTCGTCTCAACACTATCCGACAGATCATTGAACAG GACAAGCACGCTCTCCTGGATGTTACCCCTAAAGCGGTGGACACCCTAAACTACACGCAGTGGTACCCCATAGTCATCCTCTTCAGCCCGGACAGCAAACATGGGGTGAAGGCGATGAGACAGAGGATCATCCCCAGCTCTAACCGCAGTGCCCGCAAACTCTACGACCAGGCTCTGAAGCTCAGGAAAACCTGCTCACACCTGTTTACCG CTGTTATCGATCTGAACTCAGCTAATGATGCCTGGTACGGCAGTTTGAAGGAGACCATACGAGACCAGCAGACCCATGCTGTGTGGGTCTCAGAGGGGAAG CTGGACGGGACGGAGGGGGACCTTGACGTTCATGGCGATCGCATGTCATATCTCTCGGCCATGAGTGCTGACTATCTCAGCATGGACAGCCGGCTGACCAGCGACTATGACGACACGGCGGATGAGGCCGGGACTTACACAGATAACGAAACGGACGAGCCACTCGATCGCCAGCTGGTGTCGGCCATTAGCCGCTCCTCTGAGCCAGTCATGCCAGAGGAGGTTAGAGCACACATGTATACGTTTAACATTTCTACAGGGTTCCCACTGCCATGGATAACCTGGAGATATCAGAGAGGATGTGCATAG
- the LOC109107960 gene encoding tight junction protein ZO-2-like isoform X4, producing MAVRFLHQGSGMEETVWEQYTVTVQRDSKMGFGIAVSGGRDNPNVETGETSIIVSDVLPGGPADGLLFENDRVVLVNTIAMDNVPHSFAVQSLRKCGKVAKITVKRPRKVAVLKRPPSPSGDSRDYNLSSYYPEDNRSVHTDPDSDYPRGNGGLGYPRDREPDRSLEKGRIDYLEPDYRSQDYDSRREWSRGRSAERSPSSDSGYRRDGSRGRTLERGSSPEPRYNRQHSRGRGGGGSPAGSYGRDKGYDTRKYDTRPDDKMIRSHSRDRLQDHSPSPTRERDRGRDRFNYEPLEPPINVMLVKNRPNEEYGLRLGSQIFIKEMTSTGLAARDGNLQEGDIILKINGTVTENLSLSDAGKLIEKSRGRLQLVVQRDHRQILVRIPALADSDSEPDDISEMESYHSYSPQDDQRSRQSDLSSHSSNDVARENAREDPQSRLAKTAVSSSPYKTPEEPLPAHEERVEPQEEEPPPAIKTTPKILLRPSPEDEAIYGPNTVMVSFQKGESVGLRLAGGNDVGIFIAGVQEGSPAEEEGLRVGDQIMKVNNVDFRGIVREEAVLFLLEIPRGEVVTILAQNKTEVYEDILVSGRGDSFFIRTHFEYEKELPHCLAFSRGEIFKVVDTLYDGKLGNWLAIRMGKDNKLLEKGIIPSKSRAEQMANVQNTHKGSGSDRADFWRLRGQRAAKKKDVRKSREESSAAVSTRFPAYERVVLREAGFRRPVVLFGPIADAASEKLVTELPDEFVIAKTEPKDAGSEKSSGVVRLNTIRQIIEQDKHALLDVTPKAVDTLNYTQWYPIVILFSPDSKHGVKAMRQRIIPSSNRSARKLYDQALKLRKTCSHLFTAVIDLNSANDAWYGSLKETIRDQQTHAVWVSEGKLDGTEGDLDVHGDRMSYLSAMSADYLSMDSRLTSDYDDTADEAGTYTDNETDEPLDRQLVSAISRSSEPVMPEEVRAHMYTFNISTGFPLPWITWRYQRGCA from the exons GACTCTAAGATGGGCTTTGGAATTGCTGTGTCTGGGGGCCGGGACAATCCAAACGTGGAGACCGGAGAGACGTCCATCATTGTGTCAGACGTGCTGCCAGGAGGACCGGCCGATGGACTGCTCTT TGAGAATGACCGCGTGGTACTGGTCAACACCATCGCTATGGATAATGTGCCTCATTCATTTGCTGTGCAGTCACTCCGAAAATGTGGGAAAGTGGCCAAAATA ACTGTAAAGAGGCCTCGCAAGGTGGCTGTCCTGAAGCGCCCGCCGTCCCCGAGTGGGGATAGCCGCGATTACAACTTATCCAGCTATTATCCCGAGGACAACCGCAGTGTTCACACTGACCCAGACTCTGATTACCCTCGGGGAAACGGTGGCCTGGGCTACCCTCGTGACAGAGAGCCTGACCGCAGTCTCGAAAAGGGCCGGATAGACTACCTGGAGCCGGATTACCGCAGCCAGGACTACGACTCCCGGCGGGAATGGAGCAGAGGCAGGAGCGCGGAGAGGTCGCCCAGCTCTGACAGCGGCTACCGCAGGGACGGCAGCCGGGGCCGGACGCTGGAGCGCGGATCTAGCCCGGAGCCTCGCTATAACAGGCAGCACAGTAGAGGCCGCGGCGGAGGAGGAAGCCCTGCTGGAAGCTATGGGAGGGACAAAGGCTACGACACGCGAAAGTATGACACACGTCCGGATGACAAGATGATCAGGAGTCACAGCAGGGACCGGCTGCAGGATCACTCCCCGTCACccaccagagagagagacagaggaagagacCGGTTCAACTATGAGCCCCTGGAGCCGCCCATAAATGTCATGCTGGTGAAAAACAGGCCCAATGAAG AGTACGGCCTCCGGCTGGGCAGCCAGATCTTCATCAAAGAGATGACCAGCACTGGATTGGCTGCCAGAGATGGAAATCTCCAGGAGGGCGACATCATTCTTAAG atcaacgGGACGGTGACTGAGAACCTCTCTCTGAGTGACGCTGGCAAGCTGATTGAGAAATCACGGGGCAGGCTGCAACTGGTGGTCCAGAGAGACCACCGACAGATCCTGGTGCGCATTCCTGCCCTGGCAGACAGCGACTCGGAGCCTGACG atatTTCTGAGATGGAGTCGTACCATTCCTACTCACCTCAAGATGACCAAAGGTCACGCCAGTCTGACCTCTCCTCACACTCTTCCAATGATGTAGCACGAGAAAACGCCAG GGAGGATCCTCAAAGTAGACTGGCAAAGACTGCTGTTTCATCATCTCCTTACAAAACTCCAGAGGAGCCACTTCCAGCCCACGAGGAGAGAGTAGAACCACAGGAAGAAGAACCACCAC CAGCAATAAAGACAACACCCAAGATCCTGCTCAGACCGAGCCCAGAGGACGAGGCCATTTATGG GCCCAACACAGTGATGGTGAGCTTTCAGAAAGGAGAGAGTGTTGGCTTGAGGTTGGCTGGAGGAAATGATGTGGGAATATTCATAGCAGGAGTTCAGGAGGGCAGTCCGGCTGAAGAAGAAGGTCTCCGTGTTGGGGATCAGATTATGAAG GTGAATAACGTTGACTTTCGGGGCATTGTGCGAGAGGAGGCCGTGCTGTTCCTGCTGGAGATCCCACGGGGTGAGGTCGTGACCATTTTGGCACAGAATAAAACTGAGG TTTATGAAGACATCTTGGTGTCCGGTCGAGGGGACTCATTTTTCATCCGAACTCATTTTGAGTATGAGAAGGAGCTGCCTCACTGTCTCGCCTTCTCCCGGGGAGAGATCTTCAAAGTGGTGGACACCTTATATGACGGCAAGCTGGGAAACTGGCTGGCCATCCGCATGGGCAAAGACAACAAGCTGCTGGAGAAGGGCATCATTCCCAGCAAGAGCAG AGCCGAGCAGATGGCAAATGTCCAGAACACGCATAAGGGCTCAGGAAGTGACAGGGCCGACTTCTGGAGGCTACGTGGTCAGAGGGCGGCCAAGAAGAAAGATGTGCGGAAGAGCCGAGAGGAAAGTTCTGCGGCCGTCTCCACCCGCTTCCCTGCCTATGAGAGGGTGGTGCTGAGAGAAG CGGGATTCCGAAGGCCGGTTGTGCTGTTTGGACCAATCGCTGATGCTGCCAGTGAAAAACTGGTCACGGAGCTTCCAGACGAGTTTGTTATTGCCA AAACAGAACCCAAAGATGCTGGGTCAGAGAAATCCTCAGGAGTGGTTCGTCTCAACACTATCCGACAGATCATTGAACAG GACAAGCACGCTCTCCTGGATGTTACCCCTAAAGCGGTGGACACCCTAAACTACACGCAGTGGTACCCCATAGTCATCCTCTTCAGCCCGGACAGCAAACATGGGGTGAAGGCGATGAGACAGAGGATCATCCCCAGCTCTAACCGCAGTGCCCGCAAACTCTACGACCAGGCTCTGAAGCTCAGGAAAACCTGCTCACACCTGTTTACCG CTGTTATCGATCTGAACTCAGCTAATGATGCCTGGTACGGCAGTTTGAAGGAGACCATACGAGACCAGCAGACCCATGCTGTGTGGGTCTCAGAGGGGAAG CTGGACGGGACGGAGGGGGACCTTGACGTTCATGGCGATCGCATGTCATATCTCTCGGCCATGAGTGCTGACTATCTCAGCATGGACAGCCGGCTGACCAGCGACTATGACGACACGGCGGATGAGGCCGGGACTTACACAGATAACGAAACGGACGAGCCACTCGATCGCCAGCTGGTGTCGGCCATTAGCCGCTCCTCTGAGCCAGTCATGCCAGAGGAGGTTAGAGCACACATGTATACGTTTAACATTTCTACAGGGTTCCCACTGCCATGGATAACCTGGAGATATCAGAGAGGATGTGCATAG
- the LOC109107960 gene encoding tight junction protein ZO-2-like isoform X6, giving the protein MEETVWEQYTVTVQRDSKMGFGIAVSGGRDNPNVETGETSIIVSDVLPGGPADGLLFENDRVVLVNTIAMDNVPHSFAVQSLRKCGKVAKITVKRPRKVAVLKRPPSPSGDSRDYNLSSYYPEDNRSVHTDPDSDYPRGNGGLGYPRDREPDRSLEKGRIDYLEPDYRSQDYDSRREWSRGRSAERSPSSDSGYRRDGSRGRTLERGSSPEPRYNRQHSRGRGGGGSPAGSYGRDKGYDTRKYDTRPDDKMIRSHSRDRLQDHSPSPTRERDRGRDRFNYEPLEPPINVMLVKNRPNEEYGLRLGSQIFIKEMTSTGLAARDGNLQEGDIILKINGTVTENLSLSDAGKLIEKSRGRLQLVVQRDHRQILVRIPALADSDSEPDDISEMESYHSYSPQDDQRSRQSDLSSHSSNDVARENAREDPQSRLAKTAVSSSPYKTPEEPLPAHEERVEPQEEEPPPAIKTTPKILLRPSPEDEAIYGPNTVMVSFQKGESVGLRLAGGNDVGIFIAGVQEGSPAEEEGLRVGDQIMKVNNVDFRGIVREEAVLFLLEIPRGEVVTILAQNKTEVYEDILVSGRGDSFFIRTHFEYEKELPHCLAFSRGEIFKVVDTLYDGKLGNWLAIRMGKDNKLLEKGIIPSKSRAEQMANVQNTHKGSGSDRADFWRLRGQRAAKKKDVRKSREESSAAVSTRFPAYERVVLREAGFRRPVVLFGPIADAASEKLVTELPDEFVIAKTEPKDAGSEKSSGVVRLNTIRQIIEQDKHALLDVTPKAVDTLNYTQWYPIVILFSPDSKHGVKAMRQRIIPSSNRSARKLYDQALKLRKTCSHLFTAVIDLNSANDAWYGSLKETIRDQQTHAVWVSEGKIHHVSLLAGRDGGGP; this is encoded by the exons GACTCTAAGATGGGCTTTGGAATTGCTGTGTCTGGGGGCCGGGACAATCCAAACGTGGAGACCGGAGAGACGTCCATCATTGTGTCAGACGTGCTGCCAGGAGGACCGGCCGATGGACTGCTCTT TGAGAATGACCGCGTGGTACTGGTCAACACCATCGCTATGGATAATGTGCCTCATTCATTTGCTGTGCAGTCACTCCGAAAATGTGGGAAAGTGGCCAAAATA ACTGTAAAGAGGCCTCGCAAGGTGGCTGTCCTGAAGCGCCCGCCGTCCCCGAGTGGGGATAGCCGCGATTACAACTTATCCAGCTATTATCCCGAGGACAACCGCAGTGTTCACACTGACCCAGACTCTGATTACCCTCGGGGAAACGGTGGCCTGGGCTACCCTCGTGACAGAGAGCCTGACCGCAGTCTCGAAAAGGGCCGGATAGACTACCTGGAGCCGGATTACCGCAGCCAGGACTACGACTCCCGGCGGGAATGGAGCAGAGGCAGGAGCGCGGAGAGGTCGCCCAGCTCTGACAGCGGCTACCGCAGGGACGGCAGCCGGGGCCGGACGCTGGAGCGCGGATCTAGCCCGGAGCCTCGCTATAACAGGCAGCACAGTAGAGGCCGCGGCGGAGGAGGAAGCCCTGCTGGAAGCTATGGGAGGGACAAAGGCTACGACACGCGAAAGTATGACACACGTCCGGATGACAAGATGATCAGGAGTCACAGCAGGGACCGGCTGCAGGATCACTCCCCGTCACccaccagagagagagacagaggaagagacCGGTTCAACTATGAGCCCCTGGAGCCGCCCATAAATGTCATGCTGGTGAAAAACAGGCCCAATGAAG AGTACGGCCTCCGGCTGGGCAGCCAGATCTTCATCAAAGAGATGACCAGCACTGGATTGGCTGCCAGAGATGGAAATCTCCAGGAGGGCGACATCATTCTTAAG atcaacgGGACGGTGACTGAGAACCTCTCTCTGAGTGACGCTGGCAAGCTGATTGAGAAATCACGGGGCAGGCTGCAACTGGTGGTCCAGAGAGACCACCGACAGATCCTGGTGCGCATTCCTGCCCTGGCAGACAGCGACTCGGAGCCTGACG atatTTCTGAGATGGAGTCGTACCATTCCTACTCACCTCAAGATGACCAAAGGTCACGCCAGTCTGACCTCTCCTCACACTCTTCCAATGATGTAGCACGAGAAAACGCCAG GGAGGATCCTCAAAGTAGACTGGCAAAGACTGCTGTTTCATCATCTCCTTACAAAACTCCAGAGGAGCCACTTCCAGCCCACGAGGAGAGAGTAGAACCACAGGAAGAAGAACCACCAC CAGCAATAAAGACAACACCCAAGATCCTGCTCAGACCGAGCCCAGAGGACGAGGCCATTTATGG GCCCAACACAGTGATGGTGAGCTTTCAGAAAGGAGAGAGTGTTGGCTTGAGGTTGGCTGGAGGAAATGATGTGGGAATATTCATAGCAGGAGTTCAGGAGGGCAGTCCGGCTGAAGAAGAAGGTCTCCGTGTTGGGGATCAGATTATGAAG GTGAATAACGTTGACTTTCGGGGCATTGTGCGAGAGGAGGCCGTGCTGTTCCTGCTGGAGATCCCACGGGGTGAGGTCGTGACCATTTTGGCACAGAATAAAACTGAGG TTTATGAAGACATCTTGGTGTCCGGTCGAGGGGACTCATTTTTCATCCGAACTCATTTTGAGTATGAGAAGGAGCTGCCTCACTGTCTCGCCTTCTCCCGGGGAGAGATCTTCAAAGTGGTGGACACCTTATATGACGGCAAGCTGGGAAACTGGCTGGCCATCCGCATGGGCAAAGACAACAAGCTGCTGGAGAAGGGCATCATTCCCAGCAAGAGCAG AGCCGAGCAGATGGCAAATGTCCAGAACACGCATAAGGGCTCAGGAAGTGACAGGGCCGACTTCTGGAGGCTACGTGGTCAGAGGGCGGCCAAGAAGAAAGATGTGCGGAAGAGCCGAGAGGAAAGTTCTGCGGCCGTCTCCACCCGCTTCCCTGCCTATGAGAGGGTGGTGCTGAGAGAAG CGGGATTCCGAAGGCCGGTTGTGCTGTTTGGACCAATCGCTGATGCTGCCAGTGAAAAACTGGTCACGGAGCTTCCAGACGAGTTTGTTATTGCCA AAACAGAACCCAAAGATGCTGGGTCAGAGAAATCCTCAGGAGTGGTTCGTCTCAACACTATCCGACAGATCATTGAACAG GACAAGCACGCTCTCCTGGATGTTACCCCTAAAGCGGTGGACACCCTAAACTACACGCAGTGGTACCCCATAGTCATCCTCTTCAGCCCGGACAGCAAACATGGGGTGAAGGCGATGAGACAGAGGATCATCCCCAGCTCTAACCGCAGTGCCCGCAAACTCTACGACCAGGCTCTGAAGCTCAGGAAAACCTGCTCACACCTGTTTACCG CTGTTATCGATCTGAACTCAGCTAATGATGCCTGGTACGGCAGTTTGAAGGAGACCATACGAGACCAGCAGACCCATGCTGTGTGGGTCTCAGAGGGGAAG ATCCATCATGTGTCTCTTTTAGCTGGACGGGACGGAGGGGGACCTTGA